Proteins from a genomic interval of Sphingobacterium lactis:
- the mqnE gene encoding aminofutalosine synthase MqnE: protein MESTEKLTFLLNDEKLSPELKRIAQKVLDAERITFDEGVYLYEHGELGYLGVLANYIRERKHGDITYFNRNFHIEPTNVCVYDCKFCSYSRMIKQRDEGWEMDVDGMMDIVKKYDGEPVTEVHITGGVVPKQNLEFYAEFFKRCKAHQPDLHIKGLTPVEYYYIFKKAKLSHYEGMKYLQSCGLDSMPGGGAEIFHPEVREKIAHDKCTADQWLDIHEQAHKLGMHTNATMLYGHIEEFWHRVDHMERLRQLQDKTGGFQTFIPLKFRNKDNQMHDVPEVSVIEDLRNYAIARIYMDNFPHIKAYWAMISRNTAQMSLSFGVDDIDGTLDDTTKIYSMAGAEEQNPAMTTQELVELIRNVGRHPIERDTLYHVVTDYKDVVFEDANPKKQYYKLPVVNS, encoded by the coding sequence ATGGAATCAACAGAAAAATTAACGTTTTTATTAAACGATGAGAAATTATCTCCAGAGTTAAAGCGTATTGCACAGAAGGTGCTTGATGCTGAAAGGATTACGTTTGATGAAGGCGTTTACCTTTATGAACATGGAGAATTGGGATATTTGGGTGTGCTAGCAAACTATATCCGCGAGAGAAAACATGGTGACATCACTTATTTCAACAGGAACTTTCATATAGAACCCACCAACGTATGTGTGTACGACTGTAAATTCTGTTCGTATTCACGGATGATCAAACAGCGTGACGAAGGTTGGGAGATGGATGTGGATGGCATGATGGATATCGTGAAGAAATATGACGGTGAACCCGTAACGGAAGTCCATATCACAGGCGGTGTTGTTCCAAAGCAAAATTTGGAGTTCTATGCGGAATTCTTTAAGCGTTGCAAGGCACACCAACCAGATCTGCATATCAAGGGGCTAACCCCAGTAGAATATTATTACATTTTCAAGAAAGCAAAGCTTAGCCATTATGAGGGTATGAAATACCTGCAATCCTGTGGCTTGGACTCCATGCCTGGAGGCGGTGCAGAGATTTTCCATCCGGAAGTTCGGGAGAAGATCGCGCATGATAAATGTACGGCCGATCAGTGGCTGGATATCCATGAACAAGCGCATAAATTGGGCATGCATACCAATGCGACCATGTTATATGGGCATATTGAGGAGTTTTGGCATCGCGTGGACCATATGGAGCGTTTGCGCCAATTGCAGGATAAAACGGGTGGATTCCAGACGTTTATCCCCTTAAAATTCAGAAATAAAGACAACCAGATGCACGATGTGCCTGAAGTATCGGTTATTGAAGATTTAAGGAACTACGCCATTGCGCGGATTTACATGGACAACTTCCCGCATATCAAAGCCTACTGGGCGATGATTTCCAGGAATACTGCACAGATGTCCCTAAGCTTTGGCGTGGATGACATCGACGGTACATTGGACGATACAACGAAAATATACAGTATGGCAGGTGCCGAAGAGCAGAATCCGGCCATGACAACGCAGGAGTTGGTCGAGCTGATCAGAAACGTAGGCCGCCACCCGATTGAACGCGATACGTTGTACCATGTGGTGACGGATTATAAAGATGTAGTTTTTGAGGATGCCAATCCCAAGAAACAATACTATAAACTACCGGTAGTGAATTCATAA